Part of the Paenibacillus aurantius genome, TCGTTTCGCGTCGGGGACAATTCCCGGATCGGGGCGAATTCCGTGGTGCTTCAGGAAGTGCCGCCGAACAGCACCGTCGTGGGCATCCCCGGCAAAATCGTCAAACGCGACGGCGTAAGGGTAGACCGCCTGAACCATGGAGATTTGTCCGATCCGGTCGTGGATCTATGCCGCAACCTGCAGCAGCAGATCGAAGAGCTGAAAACCGCCTTGGAGGAAGAGAAGAAGAAGAACGGAGGCATCGTTAAACTATGACGCTGAAAGTGTATAACACGTTAACCCGGACCAAGGAGGAATTCGTCTCCCTCGAGCCCGGCAAGGTCAAAATGTACGTCTGCGGACCGACCGTCTACGACTATATCCATATCGGGAACGCCCGCCCGGCCATTGTGTTCGATGTCGTGAGACGGCATCTGAAGTCGCTTGGCTATGAGGTGAAGTATGTCGTCAACTTTACCGATGTCGATGACAAGCTGATCAAGCGGGCGGAGCAGCAGGGAACGACCGTTCCGGAGCTGGCGGAGAAGTTTATCGAGGCTTACCGGGAGGACATGGAGGCGCTGGGGATTGTAGATATCATCAACCCCCGGGTGACGGAAAACATGCCGGAGATCATCTCCTTTATTGCGGGTCTGGTAGACAAGGGCATGGCATATGAGAAGGGCGGGGACGTGTATTTCCGCACCACCCGGTTCGACGATTACGGCAAGCTGTCCCACCAGAACCTGGAGGAGCTTCAGTTCGGCATCCGGGTCGAAGTGGACGAGCGCAAGGAGAATCCCCAGGATTTCGTCCTCTGGAAGGCGGCGAAGCCCGGAGAGATTTACTGGAGCAGCCCTTGGGGAGACGGACGCCCGGGGTGGCACATCGAATGCTCGGCCATGGCCGAGAAGTACCTCGGGGAGACGATCGACATCCATGGAGGCGGGCAGGATCTTCAATTCCCGCACCACGAGTGCGAGCTGGCACAGTCCGAAGCCCTGCACGGCAAAATGTTCGCCAAATACTGGCTGCATAACGGCTACTTGAACATCAACAATGAGAAAATGTCCAAGTCGCTCGGAAACGGGCTGAATGTCCGGGAGCTCCGGACGAAAACCAAGCCGGAGACCATCCGTTACTTCATGCTGACCACACATTACCGGAGCCCGCTTAATTTCAATGACGAGACCATTGCCCAGGCCGAAGGCAGCCTGGAGCGCATCTATAACTGCCTCTCGAACCTGGCGTACCGCAGCAAGGATGCCGCGGAAGGCGAAGCGGACGAAGAGGTAAGCCGCGCCGTGGAGCGGATCGGAGCCTTCTTCGTGCAGAAAATGAACGACGACTTCAATACACCGGACGCGATTACGGCTGTCTTCGATCTCGTGAGCGAGGCCAACCGTTACCTTCAGAAGGAAACGGTCACCCAAGCCACCATCGGACTAATCCAAAATCAGTTGAAAGCCATGAACGAGGTTCTGGGAATAATAGCCGAACAGGAGGAAGAGCTCCTGGACGAGGAGATCGACCGCCTGATCGAGGAACGGACCGAGGCCCGCAAAGCGAAGAACTGGGCGCGGGCGGACGAGATCCGCGATCTTCTCACGGAGCAGGGGATTCTGCTGGAGGATACCCCCCAGGGCATCCGCTGGCGGCGCAAATGACCATGGATTCGACGCTCTTGGCATTTGACCCGGCGAAGGACGCGAATCTGTTGAATCCTCTCGTGCTCGCTTATGTCGGGGACGCTGTGTATGAGGTGTTCGTACGCCAATACCTGGTGTCGCTGCCCAATCACCGGCCCCATCATCTCCACCGCCAGTCGACCCGGTTCGTCTCGGCCAAAGCCCAAGCGCGCTCCTTGGAACGGTGGATGCCTTTGCTGACCGAGGAGGAGGCGGATGTGGTGCGCAGAGGGCGGAACGCGAAGTCCGGGACCACGCCCAAAAACACCGACGTTCTCATTTACCGGCACAGCACGGCGTTCGAGTGCTTAATCGGTTATTTGTATTACCGCCAGCGGTTCGAACGGCTGCACGAGCTGATGAGCCTCAGCTTGGAGACCGCCGGCGAGCAGGCCGAGCCCAACAGGAGGGATAACTAATCATGGATGAATACATTGCAGGCAAGCATTCCGTACTGGAAGCCCTTCGTTCGGGGCGTCCCATCAACAAGATCTGGATTGCGGAGAACGCCCAGAAGCATCTGACCCAGCCCATCCTGGCGGAGGCCAAGCCGCTCGGCATTGTGATCCAATACGCCGACAAGCGTAAGCTCGATCAGATGGCGGGCGACGTTCAGCACCAGGGCGTGGTGGCCCAGGCCGCCGCGTATGAATACGCTGAAGTCAGCGATATTTTGGCGGAGGCCAAAAAAAGCGGAAAGCCGCCGTTTCTGCTCATTCTGGATGAAATCGAGGATCCCCATAACCTCGGGTCGATCCTCCGGACGGCGGAGTGCACCGGAGTAAACGGGATTATTATCCCGAAGAGAAGATCAGTGGGCCTGACGGCAACCGTGTCGAAAATATCGGCCGGCGCGGTGGAATACGTGCCTGTCGCCAAGGTGACAAACCTTGCCCAAACGATCGACGGGCTGAAAGAAGAGGGCATCTGGGTGGCGGGGGCCGACGGCAGCGCACGGCAGGATATTTACCAGACCGATTTTACGATGCCGATCGCGATTGTCATCGGTAACGAAGGCAAAGGAATCGGCCGCCTCATCAAGGAGAAATGCGACTTTCTGGTGAAACTGCCCATGTTCGGAAGCATCAACTCGCTGAATGCCTCGGTGGCGGCTTCCGTCTTCATGTACGAAGTCGTCCGGCAGCGGCACCAATAATTCCATGAACAGCATCAAGGAATACCTCATTGTGGACGGCTACAACATCATCGGCGCATGGCCGGAGCTGCAGAAGCTCCGGGATATCCGCCTTGAGGACGCCCGGGACCGGCTGATCGACCAGCTTGCCGATTACCAGGCCTTCTCGGGAGTGGAAGTGTACCTGGTGTTTGATGCCCATCAGGTTCCGGGCTTAGGGGGAAAGTATCAGCAGAGTAAGCTCAAAATCGTATACACCCGCGAGAAAGAAACGGCCGATGAACTTATCGAACGGCTGGTAAAAGAGCTGTCCGGCCGAAGGCGCCATATCCTGGTCGCCACCTCCGACATGACGGAGCAGCATGTCATCTTCGGGATCGGGGCTCTCCGGCTTCCGGCCCGTGAGCTTCTCGTCAAGGTGCGGGAAAGCCGCAAGGAGATCCGCCGCCAGATCGCCGAAGCGAAGGAGATGACCCGTAATCCGGCGCGGAATACCTTCGACAGCAAGCTGTCTCAGGAGATGAAGCAGCTCTTCGAAAAATGGCGGAGGGGCAATCCATAACTTTTCAAAAACATCCAATATTTTACGGTCGTAGTTGACGATAATCAAAAGCTTCATGTATACTTAACCTATCATTTTCAAGGAAAGTTGCCTTACAGGCTAAGCCGGAGGGATAGTTTAGTGGGTGTTGACCTCAATGAATTGAGAAAGCGCGATTTTGGGCAGATGACAGATGAGGACAACGTCGAAGCGGTTCGCGAAGGCAACAGCGAAGCTTTGGAATATTTGATCAACAAATACCGGAATTTTGTCAGAGCGAAGGCAAGATCGTATTTTCTGATCGGTGCGGACCGGGAGGATATCGTCCAGGAAGGCATGATCGGCCTCTACAAATCCATTCGCGATTTCCGGGGGGACAAGCTGGCCTCCTTCAAAGCCTTTGCCGAACTTTGCATAACGAGACAGATTATCACCGCCATTAAGACCGCCACCCGGCAGAAGCATATCCCTCTTAACTCGTACGTTTCCTTGGATAAGCCCATCTATGACGAAGATTCCGACCGCACCCTTCTCGATGTCATATGCGGCTCCAAGGTAACCGACCCGGAAGAACTGATCATCAATCAGGAGGAGTTCAACGGGCTTGAGGATAAGATGGGAGAGATCCTAAGCGATCTCGAACGCAGGGTGCTGATGCTCTATTTGGACGGGCGTTCCTATCAGGAGATCGCCGTCGATCTCGACCGTCACGTGAAATCGATAGACAATGCGCTGCAGCGGGTCAAGAGGAAGCTGGAACGGTACTTGGAAGTAAGAGACTTGAATTGAATAGACCAACGATCGGCATGCGCATTTTGCTAACCAGCAAGGTGCTTTTTTCTTTATATGGGAGGTTTATAGGAAGGCAACCTTGTCTATAATGCTAACGAATCCTTTCCTTGACAGGGATTTTGGTGTGTGCTAAAGTGTTTGGGTGACCCTTATTTGTCGATTGCATCTTAAGACAATCAGGGTTCTTTAATTCAGGTTGTCTCGGGAGGTGTAATCCAGTGCGGGTTATTATTACGTTAGCATGCTTGAACTGCAAGCAGAGAAACTATACGTCCAATAAGAACAAGCGAAACAATCCTGACCGCATGGAGAAGAAAAAGTATTGCAAATTTTGCAATTCACATCAGCTTCATCGCGAGACCAGGTAGTAGGTTCACGGAGGTGTAGTTGTGGGGTTTTTAGCCAGAATGAAACAAGGATTCGGCTCCACGTTCTCTTTCTTTACGGACAGTTGGGCGGAATTGCGGAAAGTGAAGTGGCCAAGCCGTAAAGAAATGATTAGTTACACAATCGTGGTGCTGGTCACCGTAGCTTTTGTAACAATCTATTTCGCTATTCTCGACCTTGGTATTTCCCAATTAGTCAGACTTGTCTCTAAATAAGGTAAACCATAGGAGACGATCATGGAAAAAAGATGGTATGTGGTTCATACCTACTCGGGGTATGAGAATAAAGTAAAGGCCAATTTGGAGAAGCGCGTCGAATCCATGAACATGCAGGACAAGATCTTCCGGGTGCTGGTGCCGATGGAAGAGGAACTGGTAAACAAGGACGGTAAGAAGAAGACCGTCATGCGTAAAGTTTACCCGGGCTATGTCCTCGTGGAAATGATTCAGACCGACGATTCTTGGTATGTCGTTCGAAATACGCCGGGGGTTACCGGGTTCGTGGGCTCGACAGGGTCCGGATCCAAGCCTACCGCCTTGCTGCCTGAAGAAGTGGATGCAATTCTCAAGCACATGGGTATGGAAGAACCAAAGCCGAAGATCGACTTCGATCTAAAAGAAACCGTCCGCGTGAAAGTAGGCCCTTTTGCCGATTTCGTTGGTTCCATCGAGGAAATCATCCCCGACAAGAGCAAGCTGAAGGTTCATGTGAACATGTTTGGAAGAGAAACCCCGCTTGAGCTGGACTTCACCCAAGTGGAAAAATTATAAGATTCCGATTACGGATTCCAAATGGTTTCTTCTAGGTCTATTCGACGGGATAGACCTTCATTAGTGGGAGGGGCTTCGTCCCGTTCGACCACACTACGGCAAGGAGGTGTCTCGCATGGCTAAAAAGGTAATCAAAATGGTAAAGCTGCAGATTCCTGCAGGAAAGGCTAACCCGGCTCCACCGGTAGGTCCGGCTTTGGGTCAAGCAGGCGTTAACATCATGGCGTTCTGTAAAGAATTCAACGCTCGTACCGCAGATCAGGCTGGTTTGATCATTCCGGTTGAAATCTCGGTTTTCGAAGACCGTTCGTTCACGTTCGTTACCAAAACCCCTCCGGCAGCAGTACTGCTCCGCGTGGTGGCAGGAATCCAAAAAGGTTCCGGCGAACCGAACAAAAAGAAAGTTGCTTCGGTATCCCGTGCAAAAGTACGTGAAATCGCCGAGCAAAAAATGCCTGACCTGAACGCTGCATCTGTTGAAGCTGCAATGCGTATGGTTGAAGGTACGGCCCGCAGCATGGGCATCACGATCACTGACTAATCCAACGTAACTTCCCGAAATGAGGATTCATTTCTTGTTTGGATGTAAGCGGCCTTGGAGCCGCTAGTGGGAGGATTATCCGTTATTACCACAAAAGGAGGAAACGTAATGCCGAAGCATGGTAAGAAATATGCAGAAGCGGTTAAAGGCATCGACCAGGAAGCTTTCTATGAGCCGATGGACGCCGTAACCGCCGTTAAAAAGGCTGCTACCGCCAAGTTCGACGAGACGGTTGAAGTAGCCGTTCGCTTGGGCGTTGACGCGAAGAAGCAGGACCAAGCCGTTCGCGGTGTGGTTGTCCTTCCTCACGGAACCGGTAAAACCAAACGCGTGTTGGTATTTGCCAAAGGCGAAAAAGCCAAAGAAGCCGAGCAAGCTGGCGCTGACTTTGTCGGCGATGCAGACCTCATCAACAAAATCCAACAAGGTTGGTTCGAATTCGACGTTTGCGTAGCAACGCCGGATATGATGAGTGAAGTAGGTAAGCTGGGACGTCTGCTCGGGGGTAAAGGTCTGATGCCTAACCCGAAAGCAGGAACCGTAACGTTCGACGTATCGAAAGCCGTTCAAGAGATCAAAGCGGGTAAAATTGAGTATCGCTTGGATAAAGCGGGCCAAATCCACGCTCCGATCGGAAAAGCTTCCTTCGGGGAGCAGCAATTGGGCGAGAACCTTCGTGCGCTGATCGATGCGTTGGTAAGATCCAAGCCGGCCGCTGCCAAAGGGTTATACCTGAAGAGCGCTGCTGTATCTTCCACGATGGGGCCAAGCGTTAAGCTGAACCTTCAATCCTTTAGATAAGCTCTTGACTATTATGGTCAACCTGTGCTAATCTAATGGAGTTTCCAATTGAATATGCTGCCGTAGACAGTAGGTGCTTGGGTGACCAAGCTTAATATCCTCCCGAGGTGTTGTGATATAGATTCGCGATTTCTTGTATAAAGAAATATCGATAAATCATGCCTTCGTAGTGTCTACGAAGGCTTTTCTATTTGTATAGA contains:
- the cysS gene encoding cysteine--tRNA ligase, which produces MTLKVYNTLTRTKEEFVSLEPGKVKMYVCGPTVYDYIHIGNARPAIVFDVVRRHLKSLGYEVKYVVNFTDVDDKLIKRAEQQGTTVPELAEKFIEAYREDMEALGIVDIINPRVTENMPEIISFIAGLVDKGMAYEKGGDVYFRTTRFDDYGKLSHQNLEELQFGIRVEVDERKENPQDFVLWKAAKPGEIYWSSPWGDGRPGWHIECSAMAEKYLGETIDIHGGGQDLQFPHHECELAQSEALHGKMFAKYWLHNGYLNINNEKMSKSLGNGLNVRELRTKTKPETIRYFMLTTHYRSPLNFNDETIAQAEGSLERIYNCLSNLAYRSKDAAEGEADEEVSRAVERIGAFFVQKMNDDFNTPDAITAVFDLVSEANRYLQKETVTQATIGLIQNQLKAMNEVLGIIAEQEEELLDEEIDRLIEERTEARKAKNWARADEIRDLLTEQGILLEDTPQGIRWRRK
- a CDS encoding Mini-ribonuclease 3 translates to MTMDSTLLAFDPAKDANLLNPLVLAYVGDAVYEVFVRQYLVSLPNHRPHHLHRQSTRFVSAKAQARSLERWMPLLTEEEADVVRRGRNAKSGTTPKNTDVLIYRHSTAFECLIGYLYYRQRFERLHELMSLSLETAGEQAEPNRRDN
- the rlmB gene encoding 23S rRNA (guanosine(2251)-2'-O)-methyltransferase RlmB gives rise to the protein MDEYIAGKHSVLEALRSGRPINKIWIAENAQKHLTQPILAEAKPLGIVIQYADKRKLDQMAGDVQHQGVVAQAAAYEYAEVSDILAEAKKSGKPPFLLILDEIEDPHNLGSILRTAECTGVNGIIIPKRRSVGLTATVSKISAGAVEYVPVAKVTNLAQTIDGLKEEGIWVAGADGSARQDIYQTDFTMPIAIVIGNEGKGIGRLIKEKCDFLVKLPMFGSINSLNASVAASVFMYEVVRQRHQ
- a CDS encoding NYN domain-containing protein gives rise to the protein MNSIKEYLIVDGYNIIGAWPELQKLRDIRLEDARDRLIDQLADYQAFSGVEVYLVFDAHQVPGLGGKYQQSKLKIVYTREKETADELIERLVKELSGRRRHILVATSDMTEQHVIFGIGALRLPARELLVKVRESRKEIRRQIAEAKEMTRNPARNTFDSKLSQEMKQLFEKWRRGNP
- the sigH gene encoding RNA polymerase sporulation sigma factor SigH — its product is MGVDLNELRKRDFGQMTDEDNVEAVREGNSEALEYLINKYRNFVRAKARSYFLIGADREDIVQEGMIGLYKSIRDFRGDKLASFKAFAELCITRQIITAIKTATRQKHIPLNSYVSLDKPIYDEDSDRTLLDVICGSKVTDPEELIINQEEFNGLEDKMGEILSDLERRVLMLYLDGRSYQEIAVDLDRHVKSIDNALQRVKRKLERYLEVRDLN
- the rpmG gene encoding 50S ribosomal protein L33, with product MRVIITLACLNCKQRNYTSNKNKRNNPDRMEKKKYCKFCNSHQLHRETR
- the secE gene encoding preprotein translocase subunit SecE, yielding MGFLARMKQGFGSTFSFFTDSWAELRKVKWPSRKEMISYTIVVLVTVAFVTIYFAILDLGISQLVRLVSK
- the nusG gene encoding transcription termination/antitermination protein NusG, whose amino-acid sequence is MEKRWYVVHTYSGYENKVKANLEKRVESMNMQDKIFRVLVPMEEELVNKDGKKKTVMRKVYPGYVLVEMIQTDDSWYVVRNTPGVTGFVGSTGSGSKPTALLPEEVDAILKHMGMEEPKPKIDFDLKETVRVKVGPFADFVGSIEEIIPDKSKLKVHVNMFGRETPLELDFTQVEKL
- the rplK gene encoding 50S ribosomal protein L11, whose product is MAKKVIKMVKLQIPAGKANPAPPVGPALGQAGVNIMAFCKEFNARTADQAGLIIPVEISVFEDRSFTFVTKTPPAAVLLRVVAGIQKGSGEPNKKKVASVSRAKVREIAEQKMPDLNAASVEAAMRMVEGTARSMGITITD
- the rplA gene encoding 50S ribosomal protein L1, with protein sequence MPKHGKKYAEAVKGIDQEAFYEPMDAVTAVKKAATAKFDETVEVAVRLGVDAKKQDQAVRGVVVLPHGTGKTKRVLVFAKGEKAKEAEQAGADFVGDADLINKIQQGWFEFDVCVATPDMMSEVGKLGRLLGGKGLMPNPKAGTVTFDVSKAVQEIKAGKIEYRLDKAGQIHAPIGKASFGEQQLGENLRALIDALVRSKPAAAKGLYLKSAAVSSTMGPSVKLNLQSFR